The Methanobacterium sp. BAmetb5 genome includes a region encoding these proteins:
- a CDS encoding metallophosphoesterase, translated as MSDQGGDVIKLPRRGLAVLASDLHGNLKDFHKLLQIWKNIPVKDKYLIFTGDFIHAMGTKEADKSLELLEEIHLDCKKYPGFHLLLGNHEWATITGNPVYKGGVNQSLIFEKLLKDKYGSQWKVKLDEYTSFFKKLPVAVKTSNGVFISHSGPPENVRSLQQIMNITRRGYSANQSLFELLWRRYPEYSKQDVDQFLEAVGCQAMMVGHTPVDGYKLYGNQLIISSSYTKGRKVYVELDLEKKIKNGGDLKKMVRYLH; from the coding sequence ATGTCTGATCAGGGAGGGGACGTTATAAAACTACCACGCCGGGGCCTGGCAGTACTTGCCAGCGACCTTCATGGAAACCTTAAAGACTTCCATAAACTACTCCAAATATGGAAGAATATACCAGTTAAAGACAAGTACCTCATTTTCACTGGAGATTTCATCCATGCCATGGGGACCAAAGAAGCAGATAAGTCCCTGGAATTACTGGAAGAAATCCATTTAGACTGCAAGAAATATCCCGGTTTCCACCTTTTACTGGGAAACCATGAGTGGGCAACCATAACCGGCAATCCAGTTTACAAGGGTGGAGTTAACCAAAGTCTCATTTTTGAAAAACTCTTAAAAGACAAGTATGGCAGTCAATGGAAGGTTAAACTCGATGAATATACCAGTTTTTTTAAAAAACTTCCAGTAGCAGTTAAAACATCAAATGGAGTATTTATCAGTCATTCAGGCCCTCCTGAAAATGTTAGATCACTACAGCAAATAATGAACATAACCCGAAGGGGTTATTCGGCTAACCAGTCCCTTTTTGAGCTTCTATGGAGACGTTACCCCGAGTACAGTAAGCAGGATGTGGACCAGTTCCTGGAGGCAGTGGGCTGTCAGGCCATGATGGTAGGCCACACACCAGTGGATGGCTATAAACTATACGGAAACCAGCTGATTATATCCTCCAGTTACACTAAAGGTAGAAAAGTATATGTGGAACTGGACCTGGAAAAAAAGATTAAAAATGGGGGCGATCTTAAGAAAATGGTAAGATACCTCCATTGA
- the nucS gene encoding endonuclease NucS, which produces MKLVEEKNPDTPRVLEIINEGLSKRAVITIMACCRVDYDGRAVSRLGLGDRIILIKSDGSFIIHQDRNLDPVNWQPPKTKVTADIYQGMVKIKGVRRNPSESLEVKILQTHMISYFIGEDSEILELAGYEANMGDLIFKDPEVFEKGFRPTSREYHTPQGFIDILGKDQDGNITILELKSRKAGTNAVKQLRRYVDCFSDHKEKVRGVLVAPSATDDALELLEELGMEFKALEPPRELGTDKVVTLENFFGRSSSE; this is translated from the coding sequence ATGAAACTGGTGGAAGAAAAAAACCCGGACACCCCACGTGTACTAGAGATTATCAATGAAGGATTATCCAAAAGAGCAGTTATCACCATCATGGCCTGCTGTCGTGTAGATTACGATGGAAGGGCTGTTAGCCGCCTGGGATTAGGAGACAGGATCATTTTAATAAAATCAGATGGTTCATTCATCATCCACCAGGACCGAAACCTGGACCCGGTAAACTGGCAACCTCCCAAAACCAAAGTAACTGCTGATATTTACCAGGGAATGGTTAAAATAAAGGGTGTTAGACGAAATCCCTCTGAATCATTGGAAGTTAAAATCCTGCAAACCCATATGATATCCTATTTTATAGGTGAAGATTCAGAAATCCTTGAACTGGCAGGATACGAGGCTAACATGGGGGACCTAATATTTAAAGACCCGGAAGTATTTGAAAAGGGATTCCGCCCCACTTCACGTGAATATCATACACCACAGGGTTTTATTGACATACTGGGAAAGGACCAGGATGGTAACATCACTATTCTGGAGCTTAAAAGCCGGAAGGCAGGTACCAATGCAGTTAAACAGTTAAGACGGTACGTGGACTGCTTCAGTGACCATAAAGAAAAAGTGCGGGGGGTGCTGGTTGCTCCATCAGCTACGGATGATGCCCTGGAATTACTGGAAGAACTGGGAATGGAATTCAAAGCCCTTGAACCACCCCGGGAATTAGGCACCGATAAAGTGGTTACCCTGGAAAACTTCTTTGGGCGCAGTAGTTCGGAATAA
- a CDS encoding VWA domain-containing protein — translation MDKIVAFSGTLREKGFPVSIRSTHAGKEVSKLIAEEDPLFKSALAAVYVKERRQRESFNQVFDEFFEGVVADGEEEGDEGTSSKASDKNVWSKSSQKWVITNQEDDNSEVKAPEIQSSEFNYHPPLEDYNEDTPSDSELLRRDINTLNSFEPELFLLCQKMGKKIAMVRSRRQRQAKIMRPDVRRTIRKNLQNGGALIDLVKSKPRIKKNHHFFLNDVSGSCDWISNWFFCLLYAAQNSFRRVRVFDFDNRCVETTSAMGEPDMMEAFIKVRDILHKNLMVHGTSNMYHAFESFLGKAQLNRRSTLMILTDCRDWAGPKVDGIPQSAELVGKMSRKCRKVMILNPEERKKWDVVDSCVSHYRDAGAEIHEVRNLNQLALLVRDL, via the coding sequence ATGGATAAGATAGTTGCATTTTCTGGTACTTTACGCGAGAAGGGATTTCCCGTCAGTATCCGAAGTACCCATGCAGGTAAAGAAGTTTCTAAATTAATAGCTGAAGAAGATCCACTCTTCAAGTCAGCACTGGCCGCAGTGTATGTCAAAGAACGGAGACAGAGGGAATCGTTTAACCAGGTTTTTGATGAGTTCTTTGAGGGGGTTGTTGCTGATGGAGAGGAGGAAGGAGATGAAGGCACTTCAAGCAAGGCCTCTGATAAAAATGTCTGGTCAAAAAGTTCACAAAAATGGGTCATCACTAACCAGGAAGATGATAACAGCGAAGTAAAAGCCCCCGAGATACAGTCCAGTGAATTCAATTACCATCCTCCACTGGAAGATTATAATGAGGACACACCCAGTGATTCAGAACTTCTCAGGCGGGATATTAACACCCTGAATTCCTTTGAACCGGAACTTTTCCTGTTGTGTCAGAAGATGGGTAAAAAGATTGCTATGGTGCGTAGCCGGCGCCAGCGCCAGGCAAAGATCATGCGACCCGATGTGCGCCGTACCATCCGTAAAAATCTTCAAAATGGTGGGGCCCTTATTGACCTGGTTAAAAGTAAGCCCCGGATTAAAAAGAACCACCACTTCTTTTTAAATGATGTGAGTGGTTCCTGCGACTGGATCAGTAACTGGTTTTTTTGTCTGCTCTACGCTGCCCAGAATTCCTTCCGCCGGGTTCGGGTATTTGATTTTGACAATCGTTGCGTGGAAACCACCAGCGCCATGGGTGAACCCGATATGATGGAAGCTTTTATCAAGGTTCGGGATATTTTACATAAGAATCTAATGGTCCACGGGACTAGCAACATGTACCATGCCTTTGAATCCTTTTTAGGTAAGGCTCAACTTAACCGTCGTTCCACCCTTATGATTCTCACTGATTGCCGGGATTGGGCTGGTCCCAAGGTAGATGGGATACCGCAGAGTGCGGAGCTGGTGGGGAAGATGAGTCGTAAGTGCCGGAAGGTGATGATACTCAACCCTGAGGAGAGGAAAAAATGGGATGTGGTGGATAGCTGTGTTTCCCATTACCGTGATGCTGGTGCCGAGATACACGAGGTCCGGAACCTTAATCAGCTGGCCCTATTGGTAAGGGATCTTTAA